The nucleotide window TGAGTTCCATGGCGCGGGTCGGACCGACCAACCGCTGCAAGAACCAGGTGGAGCCGCTATCGGGCACCAGCCCAATTTTGATGAAGGCTTGCAAGAAGGAAGCCGTATCGGCGGCAAGGCGCAAGTCGCACGCCAGCGCCAGGCTCATGCCGGCGCCAGCCGCCACGCCGTTGACGGCGGCGATAATCGGCTTGGGGAGTTCGCGCATTTGCAAGATGAGCGGGTTGTAGGTGTGGCGCAGGTGTTCGCCATACGAAAAGCCGCCCGCCGACGGGTCCCGCTCCTTGACGCTCGCCAAATCCTGCCCGGCGCAAAAACCGCGCCCCGCGCCCGTGAGGATGACGGCGCGCACGCTCTCATCACGCTTTGCCTGCTTGAAGGCGTCGCGCAGTTCGTGCAGCATGGTATCGGTGACGGCGTTCAGTTTGTCAGGGCGGTTGAGCGTGATTGTCAACACACCGCCATCCTGTTCGTACAAAATTGTTTCGTAAGCCATGCCAAAACCTCCTCGTTGAGGGATACAGGCGCCTTAGCGCCCTTTCCATTCGGGTTTGCGTTTTTCCAGGAAAGCCGCCACGCCCTCGTCCTTGTCTTCGGATGCAAAGAGCAGGTAGAAGTTGTGGCGTTCGTATTCGAGCCCTTCCGCCAGGCTCATTTCGTAGGATTTGAGGATCGCTTCCTTCGCCAGTTGAAGCGCCAGCGGCGGCTTTTGCGCAATCTGGCGGGCGAGTTCGAGCGCTTTTTCAAGGTAGAGTTCGGTCGGCACCACATGGTTGACCAAGCCCCACTGCAAGGCTTCTTGCGCGGTCAAGCGGCGGTCGGCAAGGATGACTTCCATGGCAATCGCCTTCCCCACGGCGCGGGGCAAGCGCTGCGTGCCGCCTGCGCCCGGCATAATGCCCAGGTTGATTTCGGGCTGCCCAAAGACGGCGCTTTCGCTCGCCACAATCATGTCGCACATCATCGCCAGTTCGTTGCCGCCCCCCAAGCACCAGCCGCTCACGGCGGCAATCAGCGGTTTGGGGAAGGTGCGCACGGCTTCCCATTCCTTGAAGCGGTAGGATTTGAGCATGTCCACCGGGTTTTTGCCCTGGAATTCGCCAATGTCAGCGCCGGCGGCAAAGGCGCGTTCGTCGCCCGTCAAGACCACCACCACAATCTCATCATCCTGGGCGAATTCGTTGAGCGCCTGCGCCAGTTCGCTCATCAACGCGCGGTTGAGCGCGTTCAGGCGCTTGGGGCGGTTGAGCCGAATCAAGCCGATTTTGGGTTCCGGGCGTTCGACGATGATGTTTTCGTACATGTTCAGCCTCCTTGCTCAATCGTTTCGACCACGTCCACGGTGAAAACCGACACAATGTCTTTGGCAAACCCCATCAGGTCTTTGCCGGCTTCGGCGTTTTCGGGTGATTTGAGCGCCGCTTTGAGGGCGTCTTTATCCTCAAACCACATTTCAAACATGAGATAGACCTGGGGATCGCCAAAGAGGTGGCGCGTCACTTTGCTCACTTCAATGCGTTTGTAGCCCGGCACACGCGCCATCAGGCGGGCGTGCACGTTGAAGTAGTGGTCGTCGAAGGCGGCTTCATCTTCGGGGGGACGATAGATGGCAACAAGTTTGTACATGGCTGAGCCTCCTCGCTCGTTTGATTGTTTCCGATGCATGCCGCGGCGATTATAACCGCCAGCCAACAGAGGGGCAATCAAAAAGGGGCGACCGGGTCTGGTCGCCCCTGGGCGGACAGAAGGACATCAGCCGTCAGGAATAAATCGCGCGGCCGGTCTGTGGGTCGAAGAATTTACACTGGTCAACTTCGACATCCAGCTCGATGGTTTCACCCACTGGGTCATCCGCGGCGGCGTCCACCAACGCAAGGAAGGTGTCGCCTTCGGTCATTTCGTAGTACTCGAACCCTTCGCCGAGGATGAGGCTTTGCACGTGCGCCCGCACCTTGGAAATCTTGAACCCCTTGCAGTAGTAGAGCTGCTTGTCGCCCAGGAGTTCCTTCAAATCCAATTGTGCACGAATGCGCTTCAGCGGCGACGTCGTCGTGACGGCTTTCGGCAAGAAGGCGGGGTGGTGAATATGCTCAGGGCGAATACCCAACACCACTTCCTTATCGCGCCACTCCCACAGGTATTCAATGGCGCGATCGGGAACGGGCATGCGGAATTGCCCACTGTCGGCAACTAACCCGCCTTCCCCCTGTCGAATAACGACGTCAAAGAAATTCATCAAGTGCGGGCCAATGAATCCGGCAACGAACCACGTTTTGGGATGATCGTAGAGCTCGTCGGCGGTCCCCACCTGCTCGATTTTGCCTTGATGCATAACCGCCACGCGGTGCGCCAGGCGCGACGCCGTTGCCTGGTCGTGCGTCACGTAGATGAACGTGGCGCCCGTGTCGGCGTGGACTTTGAGCAATTCACGCTGAATTTGCACCCGCAACGGCGGGTCAAGGTGCGCCATCGGTTCATCGAACAGGAAGAGCCGTGGTTCGCGGGTGAGCGCCCGCGCAAGCGCCACACGCTGCATTTGCCCTGCCGAAAGTTGCGTTGGGCGGCGGTCCAGAAACGCGCCGATGCCCAAATACTCGGCGACACGCTGGACACGCCGCTGAATTTCGTCCTGCGGCAACCCGCGGAACTCCAGCCCCATGGCAATGTTTTCGTAGGCGGTGATATGCGGCCAGAGCGCCAGCGATTCAAAGACAAAGGCGAGATTGCGGTCGCGCGGCGGAATGCGCGTGACATCTTCACCATCGAAAAGAACGGCGCCACGGTCAGGCACTTCGAGCCCGGCAATGATACGCAAAAGCGTCGTCTTGCCCGTGCCCGAAGGCCCAAGCAATACCAGACGTTCGCCTTCCTGAACGTCCAAATCAATGCCGCGCAAGACTTCCTGGCGGCCAAATTTTTTGGTGACGCCTTGAATCTGAACGCGTGTCATGGTGGTTAGGAGTAAATCGCCTGCTCATCCGCCGGGTTGAAAAGTTTGATTTGGTCCACGTCCACAACCAGTTCGACGGTTTCGCCCGCAACAACGTCCACACGTGCATCCACCCGCGCCACAAACTGCTGTCCGTTGGCGTCGAGGTAGAGCAGCTCTTCGTTGCCCAGCAATTCCTTCACGTCCAGTTTGGCTTTGATGGGTTGCGGGTTGATGCCGGGCATGGCAAAGGCTTTGTGGAAGAGGTGTTCGGGACGAATGCCCAAAATGACCTCTTTGCCCAGCCAGTCGCTCACTTCACGTGCAATGTGTTCGGGCAAGCGCAGGCGGAAGCCGCCCGTATCCACGTACATTTCCTCTTTGGTGCCGGTCAGCGTGGCGTTGAAGAAGTTCATCGCCGGGCTGCCGATGAAGCCCGCCACGAAAACGTTTTGCGGGTGGTTGTAGAGGTTTTGCGGCGTGTCCAACTGCTGCAACACCCCATCACGCATGACGGCGATGCGGTCGGCCATGGTCATCGCTTCGACCTGGTCGTGCGTCACGTAGATGAAGGTGGTTTGCAGGCGCTTGTGCAAGCGAATCAACTCGGCGCGCGTTTGCACACGCAATTTGGCGTCCAGGTTGGAGAGCGGCTCGTCCATGAGGAAGACCGCCGGCTCGCGCACGATGGCGCGCCCCAACGCCACACGCTGGCGCTGACCACCGGAGAGCGCTTTAGGCTTGCGGTCGAGCAGGTGGTCAATGCCCAGAATCTGCGCGGCTTCCTTCACGCGGCGGTCAATTTCATCTTTGGGCATTTTGCGCAGTTTCAAGCCAAACGCCATGTTGTCGTAAACGCTCATGTGCGGATAGAGCGCGTAGGACTGAAACACCATGGCGATGTTGCGGTCTTTGGGCGGCACGTCGTTGACAATGCGGTCGCCAATCCAGATGTTGCCTTCGGTGACTTCTTCCAGACCAGCCAGCATACGGAGGGCGGTACTCTTCCCACAACCAGAAGGACCGACCAAAACGAGGAATTCCTTGTCCTTGACTTCGAGGTGCAGGTCTTTGATAACGACGTTGTCGCCAAAGGCTTTCCATACGTGCTCGTAGGTCACGCTTGCCATTGTAAAAACTCCTTTCAATTGAAATTGGTTGATGCTGTGCGGGCAGCCACAACCGAGGCGTGAGTGGCACCTGGTTGCGCCGACACCGCGGGTTGGAGGAGACAGAACTTTTCGGTCGCAGGCGCGGTTGCGTGTGACCCACCACGCACCGCCGGGCACTCCCCTCTGCGGGCCATTCGGCCGTCACCGCTCCCGCTCCAACCCATGAATGCCGTCAACGAAGATGGGTCAAGCGAATGTGTGTGTGTGCCTCACCTCCTTTCATGTTCAAAATGGCTGGCTTTCATCTTATGCACAAAAAGCCTGTTTGTCTAGTGGCCATTTGTGCCATTTTGGATGTGTCAACTTTCATGTGTGAAGGTTCGTTCCAGCAGGGTATGCCACGTGGCTGTGTCGAACGCCTCAATGTTGAAGACGTTCGCCGCGTCGGGCGCGCCCGCCTGCGGCACGGTGAGCCCACGCGCCAACCCCGCTGTTTCGACGGCGACGCAGCAGGTGGCGGCACGCTGTACCGCTTCGGGGCGCAACACCACCGCCGCGGCAAGCGGGTCGGGCAGGGGCATGCCGGTGTAGCCCCATTCAGTGCGGCAACGCGCCGCCAATGGGGCGCTGATGGCGCGCACAAAGCGCGCCGTGGGCGTTTCATGTGCCAGCATTGCGTGCCACCGCTCCCACGGCACGGTATGCGCCAGGGTCGCTTCCCACGTGACCAGGGTGATACGCGCTTCGCTTTCCAGCACGATTTTGGCGGCTTCGGCGTCCGCCCAGATGTTGAATTCCGCCACGGGCGTGACGTTCCCCTGGGCGGTGAGCGCGCCCCCCATGATGATGAAGCGCCGCACCAGGCGGGGCAGGTCGGGGTCGAGCCGCATGGCAAGGGCGATGTTGGTCAGCGGTCCCAGCGCGAGGACGTCCAGGTCGCCGGGCATGGCGCGCGCGGTTTCCACCAGCGCCATTGCCGCCGGCAGCGCGGACGGAGCAATCGGCGCGGCGGGGTAGCGATGAGCGACGCCCCCCAACCCGTCGTCACCATGCACGAGGTCGAAGGGAAGAGACACGCCCATGAGCGGGGTCGCCGCGCCGCGATAGACGGGAATCTGCGGCGCGTCGGCGACGTTCAGCACGATGGCGATGTTGCGCATGACCGCGTCGAGCGGGCAATTGCCCTGGACGCCGCCAATGCCCACCAAGGCGATGTCGGGCGCGTGCAGGAGCATGAGCAAGGCGATGGCGTCATCCACGCCCACGTCGGTATCCACAAAGAGCGGTCTCATCGGGACGCCTCCTCTGCGGTTGGTGAGGGGGGGCGGCGGACGGCGTCCCACGCCGCTTCGACAATGTGCGCGATAGCGGCGTCGTCCAATGTGAGGAAGCCCGCCGCACAACGCTGCGCCAGTCCGGTGGCAACGTCCAGCGTGAAGGCTTGCATGACCACGGGCGGCAAGGGTTTGAGCAGGTTGGCGGCTTGCGCTTCTTCAAAGGTGCGCAAGATGGGGTCGTACAAATGGCGTGTTTCGGCTTCAATCGCCGGCGTGTAGTAGGGCGAGCGGGTGTATTGCTCAACAAAGGCGGCTTCCAGCGGGTGGGTGAGGTAGTAGCGCATGAGGATGCTCAACGCCTGGCGCACGCGCTTTTCGAGCGGTTGCCCGGCGTCAAATTCGCGCTGGAAGGTGTCCGCCAGGCGCTGCTTGATGTCGCGATAGAGCGCGTTCATCACGTCGTCTTTGCTGGCAAAATAATGGTAGATGATGCCGGCGCTGACGCCCGCTTCGGCGGCGATTTTCGCCATGGATGTGCCGTGAAACCCATACTGCGAGACAAGTTTGAGGGTCGCTTGCAAAATGGCGTTGCGTTTGTCGCTCATCGAACCCCTCTGCTGAGTGAATGTTCATTCGATGATGGCGTGAGGCGGGGGAATTGTCAAGCAGGTGTGGGGCTTACAAGAGGCGGGCGGAGTGGACGGGCAATCCCACCAGTTCTTTGAAGCGGTTGCAGGTGGCGGGTAAATGCCCCGCATACTGGTTGTTGAAGAAGCCATACACCGCCGAGACGTGGGGCAACCGCGCTTCGATGCGTTCCAGCCACCAGCGCAGGCGCGGCGTGACGTCGCGCTGTTCGCGGTTCTTTTGGGCGTAGCGCCCGTGGCGATCAATCCAACGCAGGTAAAGAAAATCGGTAGTGGCGAGCACCTGTTTGGGCACGCCTTCGTAATCGGCGGCAACCCACGCGACGCCGTGGGCGCGCAGCAGGTGAATGGTCTCGCGCACGAACCAACTGCGATGGCGAAATTCCACCGCGTAGCGCTGTGTGGGCGGTAAGGCGTGCAACAGGCGTTCAAAAGCGGGCAAAAAGCGCGCGCGGTCAAAATCGGGCGGGAATTGGAGCAAGATGGGTCCGAGTTTGTGTTCGAGCAGGGCGACGCGCTCTACAAAGGCGTGTACCGCCGCGCGGGGGTCTTCGGTGCGCGCCGCCAGCAAGATGTCGCGCGGCATTTTGGGGCAAAAGGTGAAGTCGTCGGGTGTGATGGTGAACCAGCGGCGCACGTGCGCGGCGGCGGGCGGGGCGTAGAAGGTCGAATCCATTTCGACGGCGTTGAAGTGGCGGCTGTACCACGCCAGAAAATCGCGCGGTTTGAGGTCGGGTGGGTAGAAGACACCCACCCAATCCTTGAACCCGTAGCCCATGGTGCCCAGATACCAGCGCACGCCGGCGGCTTGCTCACGCATGCAAAAACTCGTCCAGCGAGACCATTTCTTCCCAGTTGTAGCCCACTTTGGCGTCCACTTTGAGGGGCACGCTGAGCGGATAGGCGTTGCTCATGCGGTCAATCACGAGCGGGGGGATGTCGCCCAACTCGTCTTCGTGAATTTCAAAGAGCAGTTCGTCGTGCACTTGCAAAATCATGCGCGACCGCACGCCCCGATCGCGGAAGGTGCGGTGGATGTCAATCATCGCCAGTTTGATGATGTCCGCCGCGGAGCCCTGGATGGGGTGGTTGCGGGCGGCGCGTTCAGCGGCGCGCAGCTGATTGGCGGGAATTTGCGCCCCGGCGCGAAATTCGGGGAAGTAGCGTCGACGCCCCAGGATGGTTTCGGTGTAGCCCCGTTCGCGCGCTTGTTCGACGATGCTGTCCAGAAAGGCGGCGATGCTCGGAAAGCGCTCGAAGTAGCGTTCCAAAAACGCCTCGGCTTCTTCGCGCGACAAGCCGGTTTCGGTGGCGAGCCGCCAGGCGCTCATGCCGTAGAGCAAGCCGAAGTTGACGCGCTTGGCAAGGTTGCGCATTTCCGGCGTCACCTCTTCGGCGGGCACACCAAACACGGCGGCGGCGGTGGCGCGGTGGATGTCGCCGTCTTCCAGGAAGGCGCGGCGCAAGGCGTCGTCGCCGCTCAGGTGGGCGAGCACGCGCAGTTCGATTTGTGAGTAGTCGGCGGAGAGGAGCACGTACCCCGGTTCGGCGACGAAGGCGCGCCGAATGCGCCGCCCCACGTCGGTGCGGATGGGGATGTTTTGCAGGTTGGGGTTGGATGAGCTGAGCCGTCCCGTTTCGGTGCCCGTCTGGTTGAAGTCGGTGTGGATGCGCCCCGTGGCAGGGTTGACCATGCGCGGCAATTGTTCGATGTAGGTGGAGAGCAGTTTGCTCAGGTGGCGGTGTTCCAAAATCAGGTCCACCACGGGGTGCGCGCCGCGCAGGTTTTCGAGCACACGCGCCGAGGTGGAGTAGTGCCCGCTTTTGGTTTTGCTGCTGGCGCGTTTGTCCAGCCCCAGTTTGCCAAAGAGGACGTCGCTCAACTGCTGGTTGCTGTTGATGTTGAATTCGTAGCCCACCAGGTCGTAAATCTCCCGTTCGATGGCGTCGAGCCGCTCGCGCAGTTCGGCGCGCAGTGCCGCCAGTACGTCCACGTCGAGCGCCACGCCCACCCGTTCCATCTCCGCCAGCACGGGCACCAGCGGCATTTCGACGTTGGCGAAGAGGTCCCACAAGGCGAGGTCGCGCAGGTCGGCTTCGAGCAGGCGCGCCAGGCGGGTGGTCATGTCCACGTCGGCGCAGGCGTAGGGGGCGACGTCTTCCACGGGCACTTCCGCCATGGAAATCTGGTCGCGCTTTTTGGCGCCGATGAGCTCTTCGATGGGGGTCATTTCCACGCCCAGCCGCTCGAACGCGAGCGCTTTCAGCCCGTAGGTGCGCCGACCGGGGTTGATGAGCCAGGCGGCAATCATGGTGTCGAAGTCCACGTTGGTGATGTCGAAGCCGTGCCGCCAGAGGACGAGCATGTCAAATTTGGCGTTGTGGGCGCGGGCGGGAATGCGCCGCGCCGCCAAAAAAGGACCGATGAGGGCGCGCACGTCTTCCAGCGGGACGTTGTAGGCGCTGGCTTCCAGCCCTTTGTGGGCGATGGGGATGTAGAAGCCTTCGCCTTCGCGCACGCTGAGCGCCAGCCCCACGAGGTTGGCGGTGTGGGGGTCGAGGTCGTCGGTTTCGACGTCAAAGGTGATGAAGTCGGCGTCGCCGAGGCGCTGCGCCAGGGTGTGCAGGTCGTCGGGCTGGACGATGTGGTACGCCACGGGGCGGGCGGCTTCTTCGGTCTGCATGGGTTCGGTTTGCCCCGCGGGGGGCGGAATGCGCTCCACCAGGCTGTTGAATTCCAGTTCGCGGAAGAGGTCGAGCACGCGCCGGCGGTCGAAGTCGCGGGTGCGGGCGGCGTCCAGGTCGAGGGTGATGGGCACGTCGGTGCGGATACGCACCAAATCACGGCTGAGGAAGGCGAGTTCGCGCCCTTCGCGCAAGGCGTTTTGCACGCGGGCGGGCTTGATTTCGTCCAGGTGTTCGTAGATGCCTTCCAGCGAGCCGTAGGTTTGCAGAAGTTTGCGGGCGGTTTTGTCGCCAATACCGCGCACGCCGGGGATGTTGTCGCTGGGGTCGCCCACGAGGGCTTTGTAATCCACCAGCTGGTGGGGTTCCAGCCCGTAGCGTTCGCGCACGGCGTCCACGTCGTAGCGGCGCACGTCGGAAAAGCGGCGCCCGCTGGTGAGCACAACGGTATGCGCGTTGATGAGCTGGAAGGCGTCGGTGTCGCCCGTGACGATGACCACGTCCAGCCCCTGTTCGACGGCTTGCCGCGCCAGGGTGCCAATCACGTCGTCGGCTTCGTAGCCTTCGGCGGTGAAGATGGGAATGTTGAAGGCGTCCACCAGCTGGTAGATGCGCTCAAACTGCACGGCGAGTTCGTCGGGTTGTTTGGCGCGGTGTCCTTTGTAGTCGTCGAACAGCTCATGGCGGAAGGTGCGCCCCACGTCGAAAGCGACGGCGATGTAGTCGGGGCGTTCGTTTTCGAGCACTTCGAGCAACATGCTGGCAAAGCCGTACACGGCGTTGGTGAGTTCGCCTTTGCTGGTCGCCAGGGTGGGCGGCAAGGCGAAAAAGGCGCGGTACGCGAGCGAGTGCCCGTCAATGAGAACAATTTTGGGTCGGCTCATACGATTTTGCCTCACTCGGTTGTGTCAATTGGGCGAATGCGAATGGTGCGCTTGGGGGCGTTGTCGTCGGCGGCGGGCAACGCCACGCAGAAGGTGGCGCCCCGGTTGGGTTCGCTTTCCACCCAGATGCGCCCCCCGTGGGCTTCGACGATGGCGCGCGCCATGTACAGCCCCAGCCCGGCGCCTTCGGTGCGCGAGGCTTCGCCTTCCACGCGGTGGAAGCGGCGGAAGATGCGTTCTTGCTCTTCCAGCGGAATGCCGGGTCCTTCGTCGCTGACGCAGAAGATGAGTTCGCCCCGCGCGTCGTCGTAGGTCAGGCGCAGGCTGACGCGCGTGTCGGCGGGGGCGTATTTGACGGCGTTGGAGAGCAGGTTGTGCACCACTTGCCGCAGGCGTCCCGTATCCGCCATGACGGGCGGGAACGCCGCGCCGTCAAGCGCGATGTCGAAATGGTGCGAGGGGTGGGCGCGGGCAAATTCGCTGAGCACGCGCGGCAACCATTCGTCCAGTTGCACGGGTTCGAGGTGCAGTTGAAGCCCGCCGGCTTCGAGGCGGGCGGCGTCGAGCAGGTTGTCCACCAGGCGGGTGAGGTGCTGGGCTTCGTCCAGGATGACGTGCAAGCCTTCGCGCCAGGTGGCTTCGTCCCATTGCACGTCGTCGCGCAAGAGGGTTTCGGCGTAGCCGATGATGATGGCGAGCGGGGTTTTGAGTTCGTGCGAGATGCCGGCGATGAAGGCGCGTTGCGAGGCTTCGAGTGCGCGGCGTTCGCTCAAATCGTGGACGCTCGCCACCATGCCGCGCCCCTGCGCCAGCGGTGTGTAAACCACGCTGACGTAGGGTCCGCGTGTACCGTTGCGGCGGATGAGGTAGCCTTCCTGCCGCACCAGGTCGCTATGCGGGGCGGGGGCGGGCAAGCGCACGCCGGCTTCGTTTTCCAGCCGCAGGACATGCTCGAACGGTTGCCCGACTACGTCGTCCAGGTTCCAGCCGGAGAGCCGCGCCAGCGCGGGGTTGATGAGTTCGATGCGCCTTTCGGCGTTGATGAGCGCCACGCCGTCGGCACTGTTGGCAAGCACCGCCGCCAGACGTTCGCGTTCTTGCACCAGTTGGCGCACGAGCATGGCGTTGCGAATAGCGATGGACGCCTGGTCGGCGAAGCCGGAGAGCAGGCGTTCTTCGTAGCGGGTGAAGGCGCGTTCGCTGGAACGAAAGGCGATGAGCGCGCCGATGACGTCGCCGTCCACTTCAAGCGGCATGGCGATGATGTGGGTGAAGGGCAACTGCTGGCGGCGGGCGATACGCAGCAACGCCCGTTGCAGGGCGGGTTGTTTCCACCAGGGGGGTGTATCGTCGGCGGTTTCGCTGTGCTGGGGAATGCTGTTGAGCAACGGCTCGAAAGCGCGCGCCGTTTCCAGCGGCAAGCCGGTGGTGGCGACAACGCGCATGTTGGTGCGGGGCAGCCGCAGGGCGACAAAGCCCGCGTCGGCTTGGAGAAGCACGACGGCTTCTTCCAGCACGATGTGCAGGACGGTGCCCAAATCAAGGTTGCGGCTGAGCGCCCGCGAGAGCGCCAGCAGGTATTCGTGCGCGCCAAAGGGTGCGAGTTCGGTTCCGCTCATCCTGTGTCCTTACGGGGTTCTGCCCGTTTCCTGTTCAAAGGTGCGCCACCAATCGCGCAGGTCGTCTTCGCTGAGGTCGCCTTCCACCAGTGCGCGCAAGACGCGCAGGTTGAGGCGGTCTTCCGCCATGTCGTCTTCCTTGGGCGTTTCCAGAATCATGGGGGCGTCGGCAAAGCGGGGGTCGCGCACCAGCCGCGCAAAGCCGCCCAAGCCGATGGCGCCCAAGCCGATGTGGGTGTGGCGGTCGAGGTTCGACGCGAGGTCGCCCTTGCTGTCGTTCAGGTGGAAGCAGACCAGGCGGTCCAGCCCCAAGAGGCGGTCGAAGGCGTCGAACGTCGCCTGATAGCCTTCGTCGGTGGTGAGGTCGTAGCCGGCGGCGAAGGCGTGGCACGTGTCGAAGCAGTAGACGATACGGTCGCCGTAGCGCATTTGTTCGACGATGCGCGCCAGGTGCTCGAATTCGTACCCCAGGTTGGTGCCCTGCCCGGCGGTGATTTCGAGTGCGACGGCGGTCTGGTAGCCGCCTTCATCGTAGAGGCGGTCGAGCGAGTGGGCGACCTTGGCAAGCCCGGCTTCGACGCCCGCGCCGGTGTGGGAACCGGGGTGCAGGACGAGCCAGGGGATGCCCAGGGTGTCGCAGCGTTCCATTTCGATGCGCAGAGCGTCGAAACTCTTTTGCCAGACGGATTCTTTAGGCGACGCGATGTTGATGAGGTACGAGGCGTGCGCCACCACGGGGTCTATGCCGGTTTGGGTGTGCAGGTCGTGAAAGCGCGCCACCTCGTCGGGTTTGAGGGGTGGGGCTTTCCACTGCCGGTTGTTCTTGGTGAAGAGTTGTATGGTCTCACAGCCGATGTCGCGCCCCCGCTCGAAGGCGGTGGCGACGCCGCCGCTGATGCTCATGTGTGCGCCAAATTTGGGCATGGGTTATTCCTCCTCGATGACATGGTCGTCGCCAATCCAGAGCCCCATGAGGACGCCGTCCACGTAGTCGCCGCGCAGTTTGTAGGCGCGGCGGCGGCGACCTTCTTCCACGAAGCCTTTGCGCCGGTAGAGCGCCAGCGCGCGCTCGTTGGTGGCGAAGACTTCCAGTTGGATTTTCTCGAAGCCTTTGGCGCGCGCCCACTCCAGGGCGGCGTCAATCATGGCGCCGCCCAAGCCCACACCGCGGTATTGGGGCGCAAGCACGATGCCCAGCGTGGCGAGGTGGGCGTCCTTGCGCCCGAACTGCCCCGGCGTGAGCGAGAGCGTGCCCACGATGCGCCCGTTGACTTCCGCCCCCATGAAGAGGCGGCGCGGCGTGTTGAGCGCGGCGCGGATGAAGCGCCGTTCTTCTTCGACGCTTTGGGGAATGTTGGGCGTTTCGACGCCGATGAGCACTTCTTCCGCCGCCACCGCCTGCACCAGCCGCAAGACGTCGGCGGCGTCGGCTTCGCGCACGGTGCGCAAACGTGCGGTTTCTCCTGTTTTGAGTGTGACCAGGCGGGGGAAGATGGTCGTCGCCATGGCGCTCAATCCTGCTCGGTTGGCTCTGGTGGTTGGTCGGGGGTATGATAGCAGGTGTGGGGGACGTGGCAACCAGGCGCACGCGCGGGGTTGCCCATTGGCGCGGAGTGCGGTATGCTCGGCACACGCTTTTGCCAGAGGCGAGAGCATATTTTGCCAAGCAAATAGTTGAACGTGATAAAGTTCTGTCAGCCCCCCCCCTGAAACGAGGCGATTTTGGGGCGATTTTGAGGGGGTCTGAAAACGTTCAACTTTCTGGAAAAAGAGGCGGCATTTGGCATGGTTTTGGGGGTTGACAAACGCGCCATTTTCCTGTATGCTGTGCCACAGATGAAGCAGACGAGCGGACGATGCCCATAGCACATCCGTACAGTCTGAAAAGCCCTAATCCCCGCAAGGGGATTGAAACCCAAAAACTTCTATTTCCGACAATCTCAACATATAATACGTCTGAAAAGCCCTAATCCCCGCAAGGGGATTGAAACCTACGCTCAATAAGGTAAAGCAATGCGCGGTAGTCAGTCTGAAAAGCCCTAATCCCCGCAAGGGGATTGAAACTGTAAATCATAACGACTCGCCCGCATTTATAACATTGAGTCTGAAAAGCCCTAATCCCCGCAAGGGGATTGAAACGTTTATAAGACCGTTGCTCTCACCTTCTGAGCTACCCCCACGTCTGAAAAGCCCTAATCCCCGCAAGGGGATTGAAACGCATAACCACACATCCGGGAGGATGTGTGGACCCCCGCGTCTGAAAAACCCTAATCCCCGCAAGGGGATTGAAGCCCCAGAACGACGCCTAGAGCGATAATCCAATCGAACGCGATTGAAAAGCTCCCATCCCCGCAAGGGGCGTGTCGTTCTTGCACCGTCGCGTGAGTGTTCGCGCGCGGTGTGTGCGCCAAAGGCTCCC belongs to Ardenticatena maritima and includes:
- a CDS encoding deoxyribonuclease IV; amino-acid sequence: MPKFGAHMSISGGVATAFERGRDIGCETIQLFTKNNRQWKAPPLKPDEVARFHDLHTQTGIDPVVAHASYLINIASPKESVWQKSFDALRIEMERCDTLGIPWLVLHPGSHTGAGVEAGLAKVAHSLDRLYDEGGYQTAVALEITAGQGTNLGYEFEHLARIVEQMRYGDRIVYCFDTCHAFAAGYDLTTDEGYQATFDAFDRLLGLDRLVCFHLNDSKGDLASNLDRHTHIGLGAIGLGGFARLVRDPRFADAPMILETPKEDDMAEDRLNLRVLRALVEGDLSEDDLRDWWRTFEQETGRTP
- a CDS encoding GNAT family N-acetyltransferase, which translates into the protein MATTIFPRLVTLKTGETARLRTVREADAADVLRLVQAVAAEEVLIGVETPNIPQSVEEERRFIRAALNTPRRLFMGAEVNGRIVGTLSLTPGQFGRKDAHLATLGIVLAPQYRGVGLGGAMIDAALEWARAKGFEKIQLEVFATNERALALYRRKGFVEEGRRRRAYKLRGDYVDGVLMGLWIGDDHVIEEE
- a CDS encoding DUF72 domain-containing protein, with the translated sequence MREQAAGVRWYLGTMGYGFKDWVGVFYPPDLKPRDFLAWYSRHFNAVEMDSTFYAPPAAAHVRRWFTITPDDFTFCPKMPRDILLAARTEDPRAAVHAFVERVALLEHKLGPILLQFPPDFDRARFLPAFERLLHALPPTQRYAVEFRHRSWFVRETIHLLRAHGVAWVAADYEGVPKQVLATTDFLYLRWIDRHGRYAQKNREQRDVTPRLRWWLERIEARLPHVSAVYGFFNNQYAGHLPATCNRFKELVGLPVHSARLL
- a CDS encoding ATP-binding protein; its protein translation is MSGTELAPFGAHEYLLALSRALSRNLDLGTVLHIVLEEAVVLLQADAGFVALRLPRTNMRVVATTGLPLETARAFEPLLNSIPQHSETADDTPPWWKQPALQRALLRIARRQQLPFTHIIAMPLEVDGDVIGALIAFRSSERAFTRYEERLLSGFADQASIAIRNAMLVRQLVQERERLAAVLANSADGVALINAERRIELINPALARLSGWNLDDVVGQPFEHVLRLENEAGVRLPAPAPHSDLVRQEGYLIRRNGTRGPYVSVVYTPLAQGRGMVASVHDLSERRALEASQRAFIAGISHELKTPLAIIIGYAETLLRDDVQWDEATWREGLHVILDEAQHLTRLVDNLLDAARLEAGGLQLHLEPVQLDEWLPRVLSEFARAHPSHHFDIALDGAAFPPVMADTGRLRQVVHNLLSNAVKYAPADTRVSLRLTYDDARGELIFCVSDEGPGIPLEEQERIFRRFHRVEGEASRTEGAGLGLYMARAIVEAHGGRIWVESEPNRGATFCVALPAADDNAPKRTIRIRPIDTTE
- the polA gene encoding DNA polymerase I, with protein sequence MSRPKIVLIDGHSLAYRAFFALPPTLATSKGELTNAVYGFASMLLEVLENERPDYIAVAFDVGRTFRHELFDDYKGHRAKQPDELAVQFERIYQLVDAFNIPIFTAEGYEADDVIGTLARQAVEQGLDVVIVTGDTDAFQLINAHTVVLTSGRRFSDVRRYDVDAVRERYGLEPHQLVDYKALVGDPSDNIPGVRGIGDKTARKLLQTYGSLEGIYEHLDEIKPARVQNALREGRELAFLSRDLVRIRTDVPITLDLDAARTRDFDRRRVLDLFRELEFNSLVERIPPPAGQTEPMQTEEAARPVAYHIVQPDDLHTLAQRLGDADFITFDVETDDLDPHTANLVGLALSVREGEGFYIPIAHKGLEASAYNVPLEDVRALIGPFLAARRIPARAHNAKFDMLVLWRHGFDITNVDFDTMIAAWLINPGRRTYGLKALAFERLGVEMTPIEELIGAKKRDQISMAEVPVEDVAPYACADVDMTTRLARLLEADLRDLALWDLFANVEMPLVPVLAEMERVGVALDVDVLAALRAELRERLDAIEREIYDLVGYEFNINSNQQLSDVLFGKLGLDKRASSKTKSGHYSTSARVLENLRGAHPVVDLILEHRHLSKLLSTYIEQLPRMVNPATGRIHTDFNQTGTETGRLSSSNPNLQNIPIRTDVGRRIRRAFVAEPGYVLLSADYSQIELRVLAHLSGDDALRRAFLEDGDIHRATAAAVFGVPAEEVTPEMRNLAKRVNFGLLYGMSAWRLATETGLSREEAEAFLERYFERFPSIAAFLDSIVEQARERGYTETILGRRRYFPEFRAGAQIPANQLRAAERAARNHPIQGSAADIIKLAMIDIHRTFRDRGVRSRMILQVHDELLFEIHEDELGDIPPLVIDRMSNAYPLSVPLKVDAKVGYNWEEMVSLDEFLHA